A part of Candidatus Tanganyikabacteria bacterium genomic DNA contains:
- a CDS encoding c-type cytochrome — translation MRLRAAFALLIAAPLLVAQFGNPAATPKPRPTWDPETNAFIRKGCVACHKFTGTREAVGITGPDLTKVKTRLSKAQVRELLDDPGKFHPGTMMPALDLSRREKELIVRFLWGENRVAAGKPTPRPTVMVFKAYQDVKSNAGKRRSRRR, via the coding sequence ATGCGCTTACGCGCCGCTTTCGCCCTGCTGATCGCCGCGCCCCTGCTGGTGGCGCAGTTCGGCAATCCGGCGGCGACCCCGAAACCCAGGCCGACCTGGGATCCCGAGACCAACGCCTTCATCCGCAAGGGCTGCGTCGCGTGCCACAAGTTCACCGGCACCCGCGAGGCCGTGGGCATCACGGGGCCCGACCTGACCAAAGTCAAGACTCGCCTATCCAAGGCGCAGGTGCGTGAGCTACTCGACGATCCGGGCAAGTTCCATCCGGGGACCATGATGCCGGCCCTGGACCTCTCGCGGCGCGAGAAAGAGCTCATCGTGAGGTTCCTGTGGGGCGAGAATCGCGTCGCGGCCGGGAAACCCACGCCCAGGCCGACCGTGATGGTCTTCAAGGCCTACCAGGACGTCAAGTCCAACGCCGGCAAGCGCAGGTCGCGGCGGCGCTAG
- a CDS encoding GNAT family N-acetyltransferase, which translates to MAISEGARTRHLFAFRQAAVAVRPATASDAAAICDLARAFHAEHIERWGPDSAKQWPLKQIRSAISSRDACVVVAAIGGKLVGFANGAILDPEAGLRIGRIDTVFVLPGQRGSRVAEDLMTVLMDALAECGADSLELIVATQNTRAQAFFAKFGFGDGDRVMSVDVDLEVPA; encoded by the coding sequence ATGGCCATCTCGGAAGGCGCGCGGACGCGCCATCTCTTCGCCTTTCGGCAGGCGGCCGTGGCGGTTCGGCCTGCGACGGCGAGCGACGCCGCAGCCATCTGCGACCTGGCCCGGGCGTTCCACGCCGAGCACATCGAGCGCTGGGGACCCGACTCGGCGAAGCAATGGCCGCTCAAGCAGATCAGATCCGCCATTTCCAGTCGGGATGCGTGCGTCGTGGTCGCCGCGATCGGGGGAAAGCTGGTCGGTTTCGCCAACGGGGCCATCCTGGATCCGGAAGCCGGCCTGCGGATCGGGCGCATCGACACCGTGTTCGTGCTGCCCGGCCAGCGCGGGTCACGGGTCGCCGAAGACCTGATGACCGTGCTGATGGACGCTCTGGCCGAATGCGGCGCCGACTCGCTGGAGCTGATCGTCGCGACGCAGAACACCCGGGCCCAGGCGTTCTTCGCGAAGTTCGGGTTCGGCGACGGCGATCGCGTGATGAGTGTCGATGTCGATCTGGAGGTGCCCGCATGA
- a CDS encoding GNAT family N-acetyltransferase has translation MKLLDKLGKALREALFPEPVIEPERLAVRTATPQDLDRVLFLNSEFAQEQHRLWGISEAALLATRTQLKTASADPRSLLLVGSVDGSVVAYALAEPHPMDVRRALWINGVYVSPPFRRSVLAEMLCRELVARMLRTGAQSAHTRRLIDRHGWISLGTSIRGTEQAEPGARRGSVRVAA, from the coding sequence ATGAAGTTGCTCGACAAGCTCGGCAAGGCCCTCCGGGAAGCGCTCTTTCCCGAGCCGGTGATCGAGCCGGAACGCCTGGCCGTGCGGACGGCGACGCCCCAGGATCTCGACCGGGTGCTCTTCCTCAACAGCGAGTTCGCCCAGGAGCAGCACCGACTCTGGGGCATCTCCGAGGCCGCCCTGCTCGCGACGCGCACGCAGCTCAAGACCGCCTCCGCCGATCCCCGGAGCCTCCTGTTGGTGGGTTCGGTGGACGGTTCTGTCGTGGCCTATGCCCTCGCCGAACCGCACCCGATGGACGTGCGGCGCGCGCTCTGGATCAACGGGGTGTACGTGTCCCCGCCGTTCCGTCGGAGCGTGCTGGCCGAGATGCTCTGCCGGGAACTGGTCGCGAGGATGCTGCGGACCGGTGCGCAAAGCGCCCACACCCGGAGACTGATCGATAGACATGGTTGGATCTCCCTCGGCACATCGATCAGGGGCACGGAGCAGGCGGAGCCTGGTGCCCGGCGTGGATCGGTGCGAGTTGCCGCGTAG
- a CDS encoding 4Fe-4S binding protein has translation MDEASSRADRRGLLRSGLAALLDLAVKTMGAYLAGYREAFPPPPRAARTRVRPPGALPEAEFRRRCTSCRQCATACPYDALREDDARLPYLWDPAGHPCYMCDGYPCIAACGPGALTFLDRRLRTIGLAVIAGERCLAHQGEECTACRDACRDFRAIRLVDRLPVVDAGSCTGCAVCVGKCPAAPAAIEVVPASS, from the coding sequence ATGGATGAGGCCAGCTCTCGAGCCGATCGCCGCGGCCTGCTCCGCTCGGGGCTCGCGGCGCTGCTCGATCTCGCCGTCAAGACGATGGGGGCCTATCTGGCCGGCTACCGGGAGGCGTTCCCGCCGCCGCCCCGGGCGGCGCGCACGCGCGTCCGCCCCCCCGGCGCCCTGCCCGAGGCCGAGTTCCGCAGGCGCTGCACGTCCTGCCGCCAGTGCGCGACCGCCTGCCCGTACGACGCCTTGCGCGAGGATGACGCGCGGTTGCCTTACCTGTGGGATCCGGCCGGGCACCCTTGCTACATGTGCGACGGCTATCCCTGCATCGCGGCCTGCGGGCCGGGGGCGTTGACGTTTCTGGACCGCCGGCTGCGCACGATCGGCCTGGCCGTGATCGCCGGCGAGCGCTGCCTGGCCCACCAGGGCGAGGAGTGCACCGCCTGCCGGGACGCCTGCCGGGACTTCCGGGCCATCCGCCTGGTGGACCGGTTGCCGGTTGTCGACGCCGGATCATGCACCGGCTGCGCCGTCTGCGTGGGCAAGTGCCCGGCCGCGCCCGCGGCGATCGAGGTGGTGCCGGCAAGTAGCTAG